A window of Polaromonas hydrogenivorans contains these coding sequences:
- a CDS encoding cysteine dioxygenase, which yields MSTTTLPASTPRLSQFVQQFSDLLDGRPAEAETLERGGELLAELIAHDDWLPAEYARPSPQRYQQYLLHVDARERFSVVSFVWGPGQATPIHDHTVWGLVGLLRGAEQSQAYARSADGRWQPQGAPHTLAPGQVEAVSPSIGDVHRVSNALAGQPSISIHVYGADIGKVQRSVYLEDGTRKPFVSGYSNPVVPAP from the coding sequence ATGAGCACCACCACCCTGCCCGCTTCAACACCCCGGCTCAGCCAATTTGTGCAACAGTTTTCCGACCTGCTGGACGGCCGGCCCGCAGAAGCCGAAACCCTGGAGCGCGGCGGCGAACTGCTGGCCGAACTGATTGCGCACGACGACTGGCTGCCCGCCGAATACGCCCGGCCCAGCCCGCAGCGCTACCAGCAGTATTTGCTGCATGTCGATGCGCGCGAGCGCTTTTCGGTCGTGAGCTTTGTCTGGGGGCCGGGCCAGGCCACGCCGATTCATGACCACACCGTGTGGGGGCTCGTCGGCCTGCTGCGCGGCGCCGAGCAGTCGCAGGCCTACGCCCGCAGCGCCGACGGCCGCTGGCAGCCGCAGGGTGCGCCGCACACGCTGGCGCCGGGCCAGGTCGAGGCCGTGTCGCCCAGCATTGGTGACGTTCACCGCGTCAGCAATGCGCTGGCCGGCCAGCCTTCGATCAGCATCCATGTGTACGGCGCCGACATCGGCAAGGTGCAGCGCTCGGTCTATCTGGAAGACGGCACGCGCAAGCCGTTTGTGTCCGGCTACAGCAATCCTGTCGTGCCAGCGCCCTGA
- a CDS encoding rhodanese-related sulfurtransferase — translation MPQALPYKTFNDVRQALLDGQEIALIDVREEDPFAQSHPLFAANFPAGRLELDAWSRIPRLDTALVVYDNGEGLAEAAARTLKQLGYTDVALLEGGLQGWRDAGGELFRDVNVPSKAFGELVESQRHTPSLAAEEVLALIESQADVVVLDARRFDEYQTMSIPGGISVPGAELVLRARALAPSPATRIIVNCAGRTRSIIGAQSLVNAGLPNPVSALRNGTIGWKLAGQALDHGASRRFAEVTPEQRSEAASQARAVADRAGVRRAQPGDLARFAAEAGRTTYLYDVRTPEEFAAGHLPGFRSAPGGQLVQETDVSAPVRGARIVLADDDGVRAGMTASWLAQLGWDVWVLDGAAARDFSEAGHPPAPVPEPEGPIAHATPAELAHWLRDDPTGQIAVLDLTTSANYVKRHIPGAWFVLRSELGQAVARIPKAGRYVLTCGSSLLARYAAADLARLSGAEVVVLAGGTLAWIEAGLPLEHGETRLASARTDRYRRPYEGTDSPREAMQGYLDWEFGLVEQLGRDGTHGFYVI, via the coding sequence ATGCCCCAAGCCCTTCCCTACAAGACTTTCAACGACGTGCGCCAGGCCCTGCTGGACGGCCAGGAAATTGCCCTGATCGACGTGCGCGAGGAAGACCCCTTTGCCCAGTCCCACCCGCTGTTTGCCGCCAACTTTCCCGCCGGCCGGCTCGAACTCGACGCCTGGAGCCGCATTCCGCGCCTCGACACCGCCCTCGTCGTGTACGACAACGGCGAAGGGCTGGCCGAGGCGGCCGCGCGCACGCTCAAGCAACTGGGCTACACCGATGTCGCATTGCTCGAAGGCGGGCTGCAGGGCTGGCGCGACGCGGGCGGCGAACTCTTCAGGGACGTGAACGTGCCGAGCAAGGCCTTTGGCGAACTGGTCGAGTCGCAGCGCCACACGCCTTCGCTGGCCGCCGAGGAAGTCCTGGCGCTGATTGAAAGCCAGGCCGATGTGGTGGTGCTCGACGCGCGCCGCTTCGACGAATACCAGACCATGAGCATTCCGGGCGGCATCAGCGTGCCCGGCGCCGAGCTGGTGCTGCGCGCCCGCGCGCTGGCGCCCAGCCCGGCGACCCGCATCATCGTCAACTGCGCCGGGCGCACGCGCAGCATCATCGGCGCGCAGTCGCTGGTCAATGCCGGCCTGCCCAATCCGGTATCGGCCCTGCGCAACGGCACCATCGGCTGGAAGCTGGCCGGCCAGGCGCTGGACCACGGCGCCAGCCGCCGCTTTGCCGAGGTCACGCCCGAGCAGCGCAGCGAGGCGGCCAGCCAGGCGCGTGCCGTGGCCGACCGCGCCGGGGTGCGGCGCGCCCAGCCCGGCGATCTGGCGCGCTTTGCCGCCGAGGCCGGCCGCACCACCTATCTGTACGACGTGCGCACGCCCGAGGAATTCGCCGCCGGCCACCTGCCGGGCTTTCGCAGCGCGCCCGGCGGCCAGCTGGTGCAGGAAACCGACGTGTCGGCGCCGGTGCGCGGCGCGCGCATCGTGCTGGCCGACGATGACGGCGTGCGCGCCGGCATGACCGCTTCGTGGCTGGCGCAACTGGGCTGGGATGTCTGGGTGCTCGACGGCGCGGCGGCCCGCGACTTCAGCGAAGCCGGCCATCCGCCGGCGCCGGTTCCCGAGCCCGAAGGCCCCATCGCGCACGCGACGCCCGCCGAACTGGCCCACTGGCTGCGCGATGATCCGACCGGCCAGATCGCCGTGCTGGACCTGACCACCAGCGCCAACTACGTCAAGCGCCACATTCCCGGCGCCTGGTTCGTGCTGCGCTCCGAACTCGGGCAGGCCGTGGCCAGGATTCCGAAAGCCGGGCGCTATGTGCTGACTTGCGGCAGCAGCCTGCTGGCCCGCTACGCCGCCGCCGACCTGGCGCGCCTGAGCGGCGCCGAAGTTGTGGTGCTTGCCGGCGGCACGCTGGCCTGGATCGAGGCGGGTTTGCCGCTGGAGCACGGCGAAACCCGCCTGGCTTCGGCCCGCACCGACCGCTACCGCCGTCCTTACGAAGGCACCGACAGCCCGCGCGAAGCCATGCAGGGCTACCTTGACTGGGAGTTCGGGCTGGTCGAGCAGCTCGGGCGCGACGGGACGCACGGGTTTTATGTGATCTGA
- a CDS encoding amidohydrolase family protein has product MKVIDLRCRPAYLHDFFGANPGSPGYETARWLNRRVGTRGSDEHFARSLTPEGFLAEVRDAGLSKAVVVGRHTPSQHLPNDVIHQITHAHEELLGIAGIDPALQGVDSALAEIDRAIDQLGLAGIGLEPGFGAPARHADDALYFPVYEHLNRRGLPLFLMSGPTTPDPAFNDPGRLAKVAQAFPQLRIVCYHGYYPNTQQLVGVAFRYDNISVVPDMYQFLPGSEVFVQAANGFMGDQLLFGSSYPFRPIRQSIDDFLALGFRGKVLDKLLYGNAARLFGLGS; this is encoded by the coding sequence ATGAAAGTCATCGACCTGCGCTGCCGTCCGGCCTATTTGCACGACTTTTTCGGCGCCAATCCCGGTTCGCCCGGCTATGAAACGGCGCGCTGGCTGAACCGCCGCGTCGGCACGCGCGGCAGCGACGAGCATTTCGCCCGCTCACTCACGCCCGAGGGCTTTCTGGCCGAGGTGCGTGATGCTGGGCTGAGTAAGGCGGTTGTCGTGGGCCGCCATACCCCCAGCCAGCACCTGCCCAATGACGTGATCCACCAGATCACCCATGCGCACGAGGAACTGCTGGGCATTGCCGGCATTGATCCGGCGCTGCAGGGCGTGGACAGCGCGCTGGCCGAGATCGACCGGGCCATCGACCAGCTTGGGCTGGCCGGCATCGGCCTGGAGCCGGGTTTTGGCGCGCCCGCCCGGCATGCGGACGATGCGCTGTATTTTCCGGTCTATGAACACCTGAACCGCCGTGGCCTGCCGCTGTTCCTGATGTCCGGGCCGACGACGCCGGACCCGGCCTTCAACGACCCCGGCCGGCTGGCGAAAGTGGCCCAGGCTTTTCCCCAGTTGCGCATCGTCTGCTACCACGGCTATTACCCGAACACCCAGCAGCTGGTGGGCGTGGCTTTTCGCTACGACAACATTTCAGTCGTGCCCGACATGTACCAGTTCCTGCCTGGCAGCGAGGTGTTCGTGCAGGCGGCGAACGGCTTCATGGGCGATCAGCTGCTGTTCGGCTCGTCCTATCCATTCCGCCCGATCCGCCAGTCGATTGACGATTTTCTGGCGCTCGGCTTCAGGGGAAAGGTGCTGGACAAGCTGCTCTATGGCAATGCGGCGCGCCTGTTCGGGCTGGGAAGCTGA
- the ssuD gene encoding FMNH2-dependent alkanesulfonate monooxygenase translates to MSFEVFWFLPTSGDTRYLGKSNTGRPATNAYMRQIAVTAESLGYDGLLIPTGSSCLDPWVTASSLIAVTQRIKLLVALRTSVTGPTASARQAATLDQALNGRLLLNVVPGGDAAELAAEGVYLDHDQRYEAADEFITVWRDLMAGKTVDFTGKHVNVKQARNFFPPVQQPAPPLYFGGSSPAAHELAAKHVDAYLTWGEPPAAVAEKIADVRSRAEKYGRTVRFGVRLHVIVRETNDEAWAAAERLISRLDDDTIAKAQSNYASMDSEGQRRMAALHGGRRDQLEVSPNLWAGVGLVRGGAGTALVGDAQTVAARLQEYADLGVDTFVLSGYPHLEESIRFAELVFPLLPGKKPVTLIDQVLTGGAFDVRATAPENAEKIAAESAVAA, encoded by the coding sequence ATGAGTTTTGAAGTTTTCTGGTTTCTTCCCACGTCCGGCGACACCCGCTACCTCGGCAAGTCCAATACCGGGCGTCCCGCCACCAATGCCTACATGCGCCAGATCGCCGTCACCGCCGAAAGCCTCGGCTATGACGGCCTCCTGATCCCCACCGGCAGCAGCTGCCTGGACCCGTGGGTCACGGCCTCCAGCCTGATTGCGGTGACCCAGCGCATCAAGCTGCTGGTGGCGCTGCGCACCTCCGTCACCGGCCCCACGGCCAGCGCGCGCCAGGCGGCGACGCTGGACCAGGCGCTCAATGGCCGGCTGCTGCTCAATGTCGTGCCCGGCGGCGATGCGGCCGAACTGGCCGCCGAAGGCGTTTACCTCGACCATGATCAGCGCTACGAGGCGGCCGATGAATTCATCACCGTCTGGCGCGACCTGATGGCCGGCAAGACCGTTGATTTCACAGGCAAGCACGTCAACGTCAAGCAGGCCAGGAACTTCTTTCCGCCGGTGCAGCAGCCTGCGCCACCGCTGTACTTTGGCGGCTCCTCGCCAGCGGCGCATGAGCTGGCCGCCAAGCACGTCGATGCCTACCTGACCTGGGGCGAGCCGCCGGCGGCCGTCGCCGAGAAAATCGCCGATGTGCGCAGCCGCGCCGAAAAATACGGCCGCACCGTGCGCTTTGGCGTGCGTCTGCACGTCATCGTCCGCGAAACGAATGACGAGGCCTGGGCCGCCGCCGAGCGCCTGATCAGCCGGCTTGACGACGACACCATCGCCAAGGCCCAGAGCAACTACGCCAGCATGGACTCCGAAGGCCAGCGGCGCATGGCCGCGCTGCACGGCGGGCGGCGCGACCAGCTCGAAGTCAGCCCGAACCTGTGGGCTGGCGTCGGCCTGGTGCGCGGCGGCGCGGGCACGGCGCTGGTGGGCGACGCGCAGACCGTGGCGGCGCGCCTGCAGGAATACGCCGACCTGGGCGTGGACACCTTTGTGCTGTCGGGCTACCCGCACCTGGAGGAATCCATCCGCTTCGCCGAACTGGTGTTCCCGCTGCTGCCGGGAAAAAAGCCGGTGACGCTGATCGACCAGGTGCTGACTGGCGGGGCTTTCGACGTGCGCGCCACCGCACCGGAAAACGCCGAAAAAATCGCCGCTGAAAGCGCAGTCGCCGCATGA
- the msuE gene encoding FMN reductase — translation MSTPLKIVAVSGGTFRPSRTLVLTQAIVAELGKHLAIDSHIIELGDIARPLGSALSRKELTPAVERELRAIESADLLIAATPVYRASYPGQFKHLFDLIGQDALIGKPVLFAATGGSERHALVIDHQLRPLFSFFQALTLPTGVYASEADFSNYQISSELLQARIRLAVKHALPLLGQKTEELQAA, via the coding sequence ATGAGCACTCCCTTGAAAATCGTCGCCGTTTCCGGCGGCACCTTCCGCCCTTCCCGCACCCTGGTGCTGACCCAGGCCATCGTCGCCGAACTGGGCAAACACCTGGCCATCGACAGCCACATCATCGAGCTGGGCGACATCGCCCGCCCGCTGGGCAGCGCGCTCTCGCGCAAGGAACTCACGCCCGCCGTCGAGCGCGAGCTGCGCGCCATCGAGTCGGCCGACCTCTTGATTGCCGCCACGCCGGTCTATCGCGCCTCCTACCCCGGCCAGTTCAAGCACCTGTTCGACCTGATCGGCCAGGATGCGCTGATCGGCAAGCCGGTGCTGTTCGCCGCCACCGGCGGCAGCGAACGGCATGCGCTGGTGATCGACCACCAGCTGCGCCCGCTGTTCAGCTTTTTCCAGGCGCTGACGCTGCCCACCGGCGTGTATGCCTCGGAGGCCGATTTCAGCAACTACCAGATCAGCAGCGAACTGCTGCAGGCGCGCATCCGCCTGGCGGTCAAGCACGCCCTGCCCCTGCTGGGCCAGAAGACGGAGGAACTGCAAGCGGCCTGA
- a CDS encoding acyl-CoA dehydrogenase family protein yields the protein MTATHQLKAIAPLQIARQLAAGFAETAAERDLRGGTPKAERDALRHSGLLALSIPRQYGGLGASWSETLQIVREFARVDSSIAHVYGFQHLMLATVRLFARPDQWEPWFEQTARNDWFWGNALNPLDTRTVSKKLNGWREFSGRKSFCSGSADSEMLIASALDESIGGKLLIAAIPSGRSGITLHGDWDNMGQRQTDSGSATFERVRVEENELLLDPGPLSTPFACLRPLIAQLTFANLFLGIAEGAFDEARHYTRKESRVWFKSKATQVSEDPYTLRHYGEFWVGLESVRLLTERANNLLDEAWRKENRLGAEERGHLAVAIATAKVAATRCGLDVTSRLFEVTGARATHAALRLDRHWRNLRTQTLHDPVDYKLQELGDWALNTSLPAPSFYS from the coding sequence GTGACCGCCACTCATCAACTCAAGGCCATTGCGCCTCTTCAGATCGCCCGCCAGCTCGCGGCCGGTTTTGCCGAAACCGCCGCCGAGCGCGACCTGCGCGGCGGCACGCCCAAGGCCGAGCGCGATGCGCTGCGCCACAGCGGCCTGCTCGCACTGAGCATCCCCCGGCAATACGGCGGCCTGGGCGCCAGCTGGAGCGAAACGCTGCAGATCGTGCGCGAATTTGCCCGCGTGGACAGCTCGATTGCCCATGTCTATGGCTTTCAGCACCTGATGCTGGCCACCGTGCGCCTGTTCGCGCGGCCCGACCAGTGGGAGCCGTGGTTCGAGCAGACCGCCCGCAACGACTGGTTCTGGGGCAATGCGCTGAACCCGCTGGACACCCGCACGGTGTCGAAAAAGCTCAACGGCTGGCGCGAATTTTCCGGGCGCAAGAGCTTTTGCTCCGGCTCGGCCGACTCGGAAATGCTGATCGCCTCGGCGCTCGACGAGTCCATTGGCGGCAAGCTGCTGATCGCGGCCATTCCCAGCGGCCGCAGCGGCATCACGCTGCATGGCGACTGGGACAACATGGGCCAGCGCCAGACCGACAGCGGCAGCGCCACCTTCGAGCGCGTGCGGGTCGAAGAAAACGAGTTGCTGCTCGACCCCGGCCCGCTGAGCACACCCTTTGCCTGCCTGCGCCCCTTGATTGCCCAGCTGACCTTTGCCAACCTGTTCCTCGGCATTGCCGAAGGCGCTTTTGACGAAGCACGGCATTACACGCGCAAGGAGTCGCGCGTCTGGTTCAAGTCCAAGGCCACCCAGGTCAGCGAAGACCCGTACACGCTGCGCCACTACGGCGAGTTCTGGGTCGGGCTGGAGAGCGTGCGGCTGCTGACCGAGCGGGCCAACAACCTGCTCGACGAGGCCTGGCGCAAGGAAAACCGGCTGGGCGCAGAGGAACGCGGCCACCTGGCCGTGGCCATCGCCACCGCCAAGGTCGCCGCCACCCGCTGCGGGCTCGATGTGACCAGCCGGCTGTTCGAAGTGACCGGCGCGCGCGCCACCCATGCTGCCTTGCGGCTGGACCGCCACTGGCGCAACCTGCGCACCCAGACCCTGCACGATCCGGTGGACTACAAGCTGCAGGAACTGGGCGACTGGGCGCTCAATACATCACTGCCGGCGCCCTCTTTCTACTCCTAG
- a CDS encoding sigma-54 interaction domain-containing protein — protein MHLLTLPPSPALATSIRATAQVFEDPKSQALLAHLQQVAPSDASVLIIGETGTGKELVARHLHELSARRGGPFMAVNCGAFSENLVEAELFGHEKGAFTGALSSKAGWFEEANGGTLFLDEIGDLPMPIQVKLLRVLQEREVVRLGSRRSIPINVRVLAATNVQLEKAINAGNFREDLYYRLSVVTLELSPLRERPGDILPLTRHFIAEYSRRLGYADITLHPEARQKLEGYSWPGNIRELENVIHHTLLICRANLIRAEDLHLSKLRLERQDDSSRPQDESADALLQRAFQKLFEEESGALHEKVQEVLLATAYRFCHYNQVHTAQLLGLSRNIIRAQLIKTGELVVNKRRPAPGAQGVRVGQVSV, from the coding sequence ATGCACCTGCTCACCCTGCCTCCGTCTCCTGCCCTCGCCACCTCGATCCGCGCCACCGCCCAGGTGTTCGAGGATCCGAAATCGCAGGCCCTGCTGGCCCACCTGCAGCAGGTCGCGCCCAGCGACGCCAGCGTGCTCATCATTGGCGAGACCGGCACCGGCAAGGAACTGGTGGCGCGCCACCTGCACGAACTTAGCGCCCGGCGCGGCGGGCCGTTCATGGCGGTCAACTGCGGGGCGTTCTCGGAAAACCTGGTGGAAGCCGAACTCTTCGGCCACGAAAAAGGCGCGTTCACCGGCGCACTGAGTTCCAAGGCCGGCTGGTTCGAGGAAGCCAACGGCGGCACGCTGTTCCTCGACGAGATCGGCGACCTGCCGATGCCCATCCAGGTCAAGCTGCTGCGCGTGCTGCAGGAGCGCGAAGTCGTGCGGCTGGGCTCGCGCAGGAGCATTCCGATCAATGTGCGGGTGTTGGCGGCCACCAACGTCCAGCTGGAAAAAGCCATCAATGCCGGCAATTTCCGCGAAGACCTGTACTACCGGCTGAGCGTCGTGACGCTCGAACTCAGCCCGCTGCGCGAGCGGCCGGGCGACATCCTGCCGCTGACGCGCCATTTCATCGCCGAGTACAGCCGCCGCCTGGGCTATGCGGACATCACGCTGCACCCCGAAGCCCGGCAAAAGCTGGAGGGCTATTCCTGGCCGGGCAATATCCGCGAGTTGGAAAACGTGATTCACCACACCTTGCTGATCTGCCGCGCCAACCTGATCCGCGCAGAAGACCTGCACCTGTCCAAGCTGCGCCTGGAGCGCCAGGACGACAGCAGCCGCCCGCAGGACGAATCGGCCGACGCCCTGCTGCAGCGCGCCTTTCAAAAGCTGTTCGAGGAAGAAAGCGGCGCGCTGCATGAAAAAGTGCAGGAGGTGCTGCTCGCCACGGCCTACCGCTTTTGCCACTACAACCAGGTCCACACCGCCCAGCTGCTCGGCCTGAGCCGCAACATCATCCGTGCCCAGCTGATCAAGACGGGGGAGCTGGTGGTGAACAAGCGCCGGCCCGCGCCTGGGGCGCAGGGGGTCCGGGTGGGGCAGGTTTCGGTTTGA
- a CDS encoding tyrosine-type recombinase/integrase, which produces MENTTDHEQHTPWNKGVIVGQKSPFKLKEIWVIRVRLQLQHRVRELAMFDLGSDSKLRACDLVKMRVRDICHGEHVSPRATVMQQKTSRPVQFEITQPTRDAVSDWIKEAKLGQDDYLFPCRLHESPHIGTRQYARIVDSWVTEIGLNPSEYGTHSMRRTKASLIYRRTKNLRAVQLLLGHTKLESTVRYLGIEVDDALEMAEQTEI; this is translated from the coding sequence ATGGAAAACACCACAGACCACGAACAACACACCCCCTGGAACAAGGGCGTGATCGTCGGGCAAAAATCTCCGTTCAAATTGAAGGAGATTTGGGTCATTCGGGTCCGCCTTCAACTTCAACACCGAGTGCGTGAACTCGCCATGTTCGACCTGGGATCGGACAGCAAACTGCGGGCCTGTGACCTGGTAAAGATGCGAGTGCGCGACATCTGCCATGGCGAACACGTATCGCCCCGAGCAACCGTGATGCAGCAAAAGACCTCGCGACCCGTTCAGTTCGAAATTACCCAACCGACCCGTGACGCAGTCAGTGATTGGATCAAAGAGGCCAAACTCGGGCAGGACGATTATTTGTTCCCCTGCCGTCTCCATGAGTCACCTCACATCGGAACCCGCCAATACGCACGAATTGTGGATTCTTGGGTCACAGAGATCGGGCTAAATCCGTCCGAATACGGAACACATTCGATGCGGCGAACCAAGGCATCCTTGATCTATCGACGGACGAAAAATCTGCGGGCGGTGCAACTGCTTCTTGGCCACACCAAGCTGGAGAGCACCGTGCGTTACCTTGGCATTGAGGTGGATGATGCTTTGGAGATGGCTGAGCAAACAGAAATTTGA
- a CDS encoding PRC-barrel domain-containing protein, with translation MNYEERDTYGMYKVNPISASGSGVRQGPGPELMGANTLIGNDVYNLKNEDLGDIKEIMLDMRTGRVSYAVLSFGGFLGMGEKLFAVPWNALTLDTQNKRFTLNVEKDRLESAPGFDQDSWPNMADPSWAKSIHDYYGTKPYADDVRV, from the coding sequence ATGAACTATGAAGAGCGCGACACCTATGGCATGTACAAAGTCAACCCCATCAGTGCGTCGGGGTCCGGCGTGCGCCAAGGACCCGGTCCCGAACTGATGGGCGCTAACACGCTCATTGGCAACGATGTCTATAACCTGAAGAATGAAGACCTTGGCGACATCAAAGAAATCATGCTCGATATGCGCACGGGTCGGGTTAGTTATGCGGTGTTATCTTTTGGCGGTTTCCTTGGAATGGGCGAGAAGCTGTTCGCCGTACCGTGGAACGCGTTGACGCTTGATACACAGAACAAACGTTTCACACTCAACGTCGAGAAGGACCGCTTGGAAAGCGCCCCAGGATTCGACCAGGACAGTTGGCCCAATATGGCCGACCCGTCGTGGGCGAAGAGCATCCATGATTACTATGGGACAAAACCGTACGCGGACGACGTGCGCGTTTAG
- a CDS encoding IS5 family transposase encodes MRGADTFTESPFTLHRLEDFVPADHPLRPIRQMVNAALGKMDDLFAAMYEAHSKGGRPSIAPEKLLRAMLLQVFYSIRSERQLMEQVQYNLLYRWFIGLAMEDAVWVPTVFTKNRERLLEHDAVIELFNHVLQSADKQGWLSGEHFSVDGTLIQAWASHKSFVRKDGSDGDQGDGSFKGQTRSNETHESSTDVDARLYRKGKTASELRFMGHTLSDNRHGLIASAVVTRADGYAEREAAKVMARDARQALPDAQTALTLGADKGYDAQEFIEACLAMGVTPHVAQNTSGRRSAVPDAIARTDGYAVSQQKRKLIEQGFGWAKTVGGIRQVMVRGLERVDQMFVLTMAAYNLTRMRTLGQIRLQGQ; translated from the coding sequence ATGCGCGGAGCCGACACCTTCACCGAAAGCCCGTTCACGCTGCATCGCCTGGAAGACTTTGTGCCGGCCGACCATCCGTTGCGCCCGATACGCCAGATGGTCAACGCGGCGCTGGGGAAGATGGACGATTTGTTTGCCGCAATGTATGAGGCGCACAGCAAAGGCGGGCGGCCCAGCATTGCGCCTGAAAAGCTGCTGCGCGCCATGCTTTTGCAGGTTTTCTACAGCATCCGTTCGGAACGCCAGCTCATGGAACAGGTGCAGTACAACCTGCTCTACCGCTGGTTTATCGGGCTGGCGATGGAGGATGCGGTGTGGGTGCCCACGGTGTTCACGAAAAACCGTGAGCGCTTGCTTGAGCATGACGCAGTGATTGAACTGTTCAACCATGTGCTGCAAAGCGCCGACAAGCAAGGCTGGCTCTCGGGCGAGCACTTCAGCGTGGACGGCACCCTTATTCAGGCCTGGGCGAGTCACAAGAGCTTTGTGCGCAAGGACGGCAGCGACGGCGACCAGGGAGACGGCAGCTTCAAGGGGCAGACGCGCTCGAACGAGACGCACGAATCGAGCACTGACGTTGACGCCAGGCTGTACCGCAAGGGCAAGACGGCCAGCGAGCTGCGCTTCATGGGCCACACGCTGAGCGACAACCGCCACGGGTTGATTGCCAGCGCCGTGGTCACTCGGGCAGACGGCTACGCCGAGCGCGAAGCGGCCAAGGTCATGGCGCGCGATGCCCGGCAAGCCCTGCCGGACGCGCAAACCGCCCTCACGCTGGGAGCCGACAAGGGTTACGACGCGCAGGAGTTCATCGAGGCGTGCCTGGCGATGGGCGTCACGCCGCATGTGGCGCAAAACACTTCAGGACGGCGCTCGGCCGTGCCCGATGCGATTGCCCGGACAGACGGTTATGCCGTCTCGCAGCAAAAAAGAAAGCTCATCGAGCAAGGCTTTGGCTGGGCCAAAACGGTAGGAGGGATTCGCCAGGTGATGGTGCGCGGGCTTGAGCGCGTGGACCAGATGTTCGTGCTGACGATGGCTGCTTACAACCTCACGCGTATGCGCACCTTGGGACAAATCCGTCTGCAGGGGCAATAA
- a CDS encoding undecaprenyl diphosphate synthase family protein, with protein MAKNNVPRHVGFIPDGNRRWALDHGLPKEAGYVHGIDPGLLLYEKCKECGIKEASIYCFTQDNTKRPSIQKQAFSEATVAFALEIARRGAALLVVGDETSTQFPEELKEFRQRQGVGMKVNLLVNYGWEWDLAGLKNSGLRSDEVSRLDLIVRWGGGCRLSGFLPVQSVYADFYVRDEYWPDFDPQHFENALAWFKNQDQTLGG; from the coding sequence ATGGCGAAAAATAATGTCCCGCGTCACGTCGGTTTCATTCCCGATGGAAACCGCCGCTGGGCTCTCGATCATGGCCTGCCCAAAGAAGCCGGATATGTTCATGGTATCGACCCGGGGTTGCTGCTGTATGAGAAATGTAAAGAATGCGGGATCAAGGAAGCCTCAATCTACTGCTTTACCCAGGACAACACCAAGCGGCCTTCCATTCAGAAACAGGCGTTCAGCGAGGCCACCGTTGCATTCGCTTTAGAGATCGCACGCCGTGGAGCGGCGCTGCTTGTTGTCGGCGATGAGACCTCGACACAATTCCCCGAGGAATTAAAAGAATTCCGGCAGCGCCAAGGTGTTGGAATGAAGGTAAATCTACTCGTCAACTATGGTTGGGAATGGGATCTGGCCGGTCTTAAAAACAGCGGCCTGCGTTCAGATGAAGTTTCACGTCTGGATTTAATCGTACGCTGGGGAGGGGGATGCCGATTGAGCGGTTTTCTCCCGGTGCAATCGGTTTATGCGGATTTCTATGTCAGGGATGAATATTGGCCAGATTTTGATCCGCAGCATTTTGAGAACGCACTCGCCTGGTTTAAAAACCAGGACCAGACACTCGGCGGGTAA
- a CDS encoding cupin domain-containing protein: protein MKGFVQDIESLAVKNDEFRRVLYTAKHCQLVVMALKPKDEIGAEVHHLDQFFRVEEGSGEAVLDGVRTAIQAGFAVVVPAGTNHNIINTGSVPLKLYTLYAPPNHRDGVVHHTRADAEADNEHFDGKTTE from the coding sequence ATGAAAGGTTTTGTGCAGGATATCGAGAGTCTCGCCGTCAAGAATGACGAGTTTCGTCGTGTGCTTTACACGGCAAAACACTGTCAGCTCGTCGTGATGGCGTTAAAGCCCAAGGACGAAATCGGGGCGGAAGTCCACCACCTCGACCAGTTCTTTCGCGTGGAGGAAGGGAGCGGTGAGGCAGTTCTCGATGGCGTTCGGACGGCGATCCAAGCCGGCTTCGCGGTAGTCGTCCCGGCGGGAACGAATCACAACATCATCAATACCGGCAGTGTTCCGCTGAAGCTCTATACGCTCTATGCGCCGCCGAATCATCGGGACGGCGTCGTCCACCATACCCGCGCCGACGCGGAGGCCGACAACGAACACTTCGACGGCAAAACGACAGAATAG